CCGGTACTGATACAAAACCGGCTATAAAGAACAGTACACAATATCCGGTGTATCTCCACAACATGATAACTGCAATAACTACTTTAGCTAATTTGGGACTTGCAAGATAATCAACCGGCTCTTTAAGAATATGCAATTTCATTAAGATTGCGTTGATTGTTCCTGATGAACCTCCATCGAAGAAAAATGCCCACAACAAACCTGCAGCTATTGGTATAACAAGATATGGAGTAAAAACCGCAGTCTTAAAAATTTCTTTGTGCCTGACAAGCTTTGAATTAATCATATAGGCAATAATTACTGCAAATATCAACTGCAACGGTATCAACAGCAACATGATAATCGCAGTATTTTTCAAAGCTAGAAGAAACTCCCCATTTTCAAACATTCTTTGATAATTTGCTAATCCTACAAATTTTATTCCCTCGTATCCGTTCCATTCATTAAGGCTCATATACAAAGTAAATATTATAGGTATTAGAGAAAATGTTAGAAAAAGAAGGAAGTAAGGTGCCATGAAAAGATAAGGTGCTGATTTCTTTGAGAGATTTTTCATTACTAACCACCCCCGTGTGCTTGATTAAGTACAAACAGTAAAATAATCAAGGAGAGGGAATTTCACCCTCTCCTAAATCATAAATAACATTCAGATAATTCCGAAATTACTTCAATTCAGGAACATTTTTCTTCATATCAGCAATCATGAAATCAACTGCTTCTTGAGCTGTCTTTCCTTTTTTGATTTCCAGTAATCCTTTTACGAAATTATTTTCAAGGAAATTGTCATATTTACCGAGTGATTTAACTTTAACTGCATCCATGTTATCCATGTAGAATTGTCCTACATCCTGTCCGCCCCAGTATTCTTCTTTTTGGCTGAAGAAACCTGGTTTATCAATGAATTCTTTAACAGGAGTAATATTCATACCAGTTGTAAATGAGTTCTTAACACCGTTTTCATTAAGTATCTGGTCAGCAATGTATCCCCACGCTGCATCCTTAACCTTTGAATCCTTCCAGATTGACAATGCAGTACCACCCCAGTTGAACATTCCGCCCGGAGCTACTGTTACTCCCCAGTCACCTTTACCCTTTTCATCGTTTGGTTCTATAACGTACTTGAGGAACCAAGGTGCTGCTGCTGCAAATACATCCTCGCTCTTTGCGAATGATGCATTCCATGCAGGAGTCCACATGTCATATTTGTTGATAACGCCAGCCTTCCACATCTTTTCTATAACTTGGAAAGTAGGAAGATATACTTCGTTAAACTTGATTGTTCCATCTTGAATTGGGTTTTGAGGATTATATCCATCAACTATGTGGAATATATCTCTTACTGATCTGAATGCGTAAACCTTCTTGCCATCTATCTTAGCATTCTGGAAGGCAGCGATTACATCCTCCCAAGTCTTAAACTTGTCTGCCAATTCTTTCGGATCATCAGTATTGAATAATTTCTTTGTCATGCTTCTTCTATATGCAATACCTGATGGGTTGAACTGTGTTGGAGCTCCTAATACCTGTCCCTTGTCATTTGTAACAAGAGGTAATGACTTTTCAGCTAACTTTGTCTTGTCAAAGTTGTATGGAGCTTGTGAAAGATCTTCACAAATATCCATGTCAAAGAGGGTTCCTCTGAAACCAACTTCTCCTCTGATTACATCTGGTAAAGCTGTTTTTGCTGCAACTGCAGTCTGTATTTTCTTAACATAGTCTGCACTTGCAACTGGTACTGATTCAACCTTAACATTTGGATATCTGGTATTAAAATCAGCTATTGCTGTCTTAAGCTGATCCTGATTTTCCCAGTTCCACATTACTACCGTTCCAGAAGCCTTTGTAAAGTCTGTTGATGTAGCAGCTGGTGAAGAAGTAGATGCTACTGAACTACTGCTAGCTGCTGAGCTTGATGCAGAAGCAGTACTGTCACCTGACTCTGTGTTTCCACAAGCAGCCATTCCCAGTACCATAACGCCTGTTAAAACAGAAGCTATTACCTTTTTAAACATTTAAAAATCCTCCTTTTTATTTTTGGCATTTTCATATTGAAATGCTTACATTAGTGCCATTAAAGCACTTTTCAACATTAATTCTATAAAAATAGATTCTCTTTCTAAATGGATAATGTTGCTTTATGTTTTAATATTTTGACTATATGGGTATGGCAAGAAATTGCACAAAAAAGACACATATTATTACAAATATGTGTCTTTTTTGACGAATTGTATTATTTTTTAAATTTACGGGTCTAATTATGTTTATATCCACAGCATGGTTACCTACAATTATTTCCATTAAAGGTCAATATTGAACACCATGTTATAGCATTATTAATTAGTATGAATTAATAACAACTATCTCTGTATTCCGAGGGCGTCATGCCTGAATACTTCTTGAATAACTTTGAAAAATAGTGAGGATCAGAAATACCAACCTTCTCTGCAACTTCGTAGGTTTTATACCTTACATCCTTTAGAAGTTCTTTTGCCTTATCAATTCTCACATCGTTAAGGTAATCTACAAAGCTTTTTCCAAGTTCTTTTTTGAACATTCTGCTAATATAAAAGGTACTAACATATATGTTTTCTGCTACTTCGTTAAGTGTTACCTGTTCATTGTAATGTTCTTGTATATAATCTATAGCTTTACGTAATATGAGCTTTATGCTCTTATTGTTGAAGCTGTTAACCTTGGATGCGATTCTCACGGCTACTTCTTCCAATAGTGAATTAAGTTCTTCTGCCTTATCGGTTTTTTCTATAAGCTTTATGAGGCTTGCTATATCCTCACCTTCTGAATATTTCTTCTCCGTATCTACCGACGAAACCGATATTCTTATGTTATTTATTGAAGACAACGTTGTATAATAAAAATTCCGCATATAATGTATATTTATATTGTTGTTTGTCAGATAATCAGATATAAGCTTTGTATTTTCCTTTACTCCAAGCTCATTCCCTGATTTTATATTTTCAATAAGCTGTTTTTGATACTTGTCCAGTATTGAGTAATCTTCATATCTGAAAAATGAGTTCAGATCACTGTATTGAATTATAGAGTTGTCTCCCATATAACTCTTATATTCCAATGAGCCCAGACACTCCTTTAATTTTTCTGGAAGCTCCAGAGCTTCTTTTCCGTTTGAACTGACAGCTATTGTAACAGTAAAACCAAATCCGCTATTAATAACCTCTTGAAGGTAAGCACATTTTTCACTTACCTTCTCAATATCCAAAGGTAAATTATCAGATTTCTGTATTATAAAACCTACTCTGTTACTGTTGAGCATAATGCTTAAAACTTCATAATTCTCTGCAAAGATTTCTTCAAAGGATTTTACAATACCGAATTGGTAAAGGTGTTTATCGTATAACGAACTGTTTGATTTATCGTTGTAGTCGTTTTCCATTACAACCAGAACAAAATTTTTTATTGATATATCAAACAGCTTCATTTTTTCGTATATTTCATTTTCACTTGTGTTAATTCCGTATATAATATCATAAAGCAGCTTTTCTCTAAGTACGGGAATATTTTGTTCAAAAAGCATCCTGAACCGTTCTATCTCATTATACTTGTTCTTCTGTTCATCTAATTCCCTGACTGCATTAGTCAGCACAGAAGTCAGTTCTTCAATTTTTGAGGGTTTCAGGAGGAAATCATATGCCCCGCATTTAATAGCCTTCTGCACATAGTCAAAATCCCTGTAACCCGTCAGTATGATGATTTTTGAGTTAGGGACAATTTCCTTTACGTTCTTGATCATTTCAAGACCATCCATTCCAGGCATACGAATGTCAGTTATAATTACTTCAGGTACATATTTCTTTATTAGCTCAATTCCTTCAATGCCGTCACTGGCATCTGCACAAACCTCACAATCAAGCTGTTTCCAATTAATAATATTCTTAATGCCTTTTCGTATAATAGATTCATCATCAATTATTAGAACCTTGTACATAATAACTCTCCTTAGTATTGAATGTTTGAAGCGGTAAACAAACCGTTACTTTAGTGAATATGTTAATACTGCTCTCTATTTTGATACCGTATTTTTCACCATAGAAGAGTTTGATTCTTCTATTTACGTTATCTATTCCTATGCTTTTATTTTTCTTTTCTCTAAGAGATTTAAAATATGTGTCATTATCCATTTCGAGACTCTTATTTAACTTTAGAAGGTCTTCTTTTGATATTCCGTTACCGTTATCAATTACTTCTAATAGTATCGTATCCCCCTGTATTCTGGCATTTAGCATAATAACGCCTTTTTCCCTGCTGCTTTCCACTCCATGGTAGACAGCATTTTCGATTAACGGTTGTATCAGAAGTCTTGGAATCTTTATATATAAAACTTGAGGATCTATTTCTTTTTTCAGCGTTATTTTATCTTCAAATCTTCGTTTTAAGAGAGATATGTATTTATCTATATACATAAACTCCTCTTCTATGGGTATAAGCCTGTCGTCCCTTCCAATACTGGCTTCAAGCAGTGCAGACAGGTCAGTTACTATATTGCTTATCTCAGGAACATTATTTAATTGTGCCATCCAATTTATGGATTCCAGTGTATTAAACAGGAAATGAGGGTTTATTTGTGATTGTAATGCCTTTAATTCCGCCTCTTTGCGGGTAATCTGCTCCCTGTAAATCCATGTAACAAGGTGGTCAATTTCTTTAGCCATATTATTGAAGGTTTTATGCAGGAAGCCCAGTTCATCACCTCTGTCAATCTCTATATAACTATCCGAAACGTTGTTAATGTTCATATTTTTCATAGCTTTTACCAATCTGTTTATTGGTTTTATCATATCGAAAGACATGTAAATGCTTACTACAGACAGCAGGACTATAGACCCGAAACAAAGCAAGATTATCTTGTTTCTCAATTTATTTACATCCGAATATAATTCATCTAAAGGAACAAACGAAACTATCCTCCAGTTGATATTATCTTTTAAATATGTATACGCAACAAAAATATTATTATCTTGATCTATAAAAGAATCTTGATCATACGGCGTATCCTTGATTATGGTTTTATATTTTTCCAATGCCGATTTATTTTTGGAAACAATTATATCATTGTTTGGTGATAGTATTGTAGTATTTTGCATAACCTCGGATTCCAGTCCCTTTAAAACATCTCTCAAGGAGTCCATTTTTATTTGGACAACCAACATTCCTATTTCTGTATAATTGTCCCTGTTGTATACCTTCTTGACCAAATAAGCATTCTTTACTATACCCGAAGAAGTTTCA
This genomic stretch from Ruminiclostridium cellulolyticum H10 harbors:
- a CDS encoding response regulator transcription factor → MYKVLIIDDESIIRKGIKNIINWKQLDCEVCADASDGIEGIELIKKYVPEVIITDIRMPGMDGLEMIKNVKEIVPNSKIIILTGYRDFDYVQKAIKCGAYDFLLKPSKIEELTSVLTNAVRELDEQKNKYNEIERFRMLFEQNIPVLREKLLYDIIYGINTSENEIYEKMKLFDISIKNFVLVVMENDYNDKSNSSLYDKHLYQFGIVKSFEEIFAENYEVLSIMLNSNRVGFIIQKSDNLPLDIEKVSEKCAYLQEVINSGFGFTVTIAVSSNGKEALELPEKLKECLGSLEYKSYMGDNSIIQYSDLNSFFRYEDYSILDKYQKQLIENIKSGNELGVKENTKLISDYLTNNNINIHYMRNFYYTTLSSINNIRISVSSVDTEKKYSEGEDIASLIKLIEKTDKAEELNSLLEEVAVRIASKVNSFNNKSIKLILRKAIDYIQEHYNEQVTLNEVAENIYVSTFYISRMFKKELGKSFVDYLNDVRIDKAKELLKDVRYKTYEVAEKVGISDPHYFSKLFKKYSGMTPSEYRDSCY
- a CDS encoding carbohydrate ABC transporter permease produces the protein MKNLSKKSAPYLFMAPYFLLFLTFSLIPIIFTLYMSLNEWNGYEGIKFVGLANYQRMFENGEFLLALKNTAIIMLLLIPLQLIFAVIIAYMINSKLVRHKEIFKTAVFTPYLVIPIAAGLLWAFFFDGGSSGTINAILMKLHILKEPVDYLASPKLAKVVIAVIMLWRYTGYCVLFFIAGFVSVPEELYEAARVDGARAWHNFWNISLPMIKPIIIYMVITSLIGGFQTFDEPNIIYTQGNYQTGPYSGGPDGAVLTLVMLMGKGAFQNSQYGYGSAVAYGMFVVIAIFSFASLKFMNRGDKDGAI
- a CDS encoding ABC transporter substrate-binding protein — encoded protein: MFKKVIASVLTGVMVLGMAACGNTESGDSTASASSSAASSSSVASTSSPAATSTDFTKASGTVVMWNWENQDQLKTAIADFNTRYPNVKVESVPVASADYVKKIQTAVAAKTALPDVIRGEVGFRGTLFDMDICEDLSQAPYNFDKTKLAEKSLPLVTNDKGQVLGAPTQFNPSGIAYRRSMTKKLFNTDDPKELADKFKTWEDVIAAFQNAKIDGKKVYAFRSVRDIFHIVDGYNPQNPIQDGTIKFNEVYLPTFQVIEKMWKAGVINKYDMWTPAWNASFAKSEDVFAAAAPWFLKYVIEPNDEKGKGDWGVTVAPGGMFNWGGTALSIWKDSKVKDAAWGYIADQILNENGVKNSFTTGMNITPVKEFIDKPGFFSQKEEYWGGQDVGQFYMDNMDAVKVKSLGKYDNFLENNFVKGLLEIKKGKTAQEAVDFMIADMKKNVPELK
- a CDS encoding sensor histidine kinase, with amino-acid sequence MINKITSSMFSKMLRSLQFYKNISIKKKLLLVVNLQILIPLIFVGFFAYKSSEEIINSKSLSYSNDVLSSIGLRLQDTVTNLTNISGDISMDKNIYDALISYDIGNNNNNLTETGIREIDSQLTNLFITVKGNRPEINSICIITDSGLVLPRRFPSTDSELRSVVNREYSRMSEKADEVSRKAAWFFETSSGIVKNAYLVKKVYNRDNYTEIGMLVVQIKMDSLRDVLKGLESEVMQNTTILSPNNDIIVSKNKSALEKYKTIIKDTPYDQDSFIDQDNNIFVAYTYLKDNINWRIVSFVPLDELYSDVNKLRNKIILLCFGSIVLLSVVSIYMSFDMIKPINRLVKAMKNMNINNVSDSYIEIDRGDELGFLHKTFNNMAKEIDHLVTWIYREQITRKEAELKALQSQINPHFLFNTLESINWMAQLNNVPEISNIVTDLSALLEASIGRDDRLIPIEEEFMYIDKYISLLKRRFEDKITLKKEIDPQVLYIKIPRLLIQPLIENAVYHGVESSREKGVIMLNARIQGDTILLEVIDNGNGISKEDLLKLNKSLEMDNDTYFKSLREKKNKSIGIDNVNRRIKLFYGEKYGIKIESSINIFTKVTVCLPLQTFNTKESYYVQGSNN